The Ignatzschineria rhizosphaerae genome contains a region encoding:
- a CDS encoding ABC transporter permease yields MNKLSFVQLAALAFKQLMREIRAGELRILLVALLITVMISTAIGYFSTRLHASMEARAGEFLAADLVLRSNEDAADSQLKLAKDLGLEHAKTVNFSTVILNGDDLQLVSVKAADINYPLRGKLKIQDNLETPEYEVNEGPKVGEVWVESRLLYGLNLHVGDVIDIGKQSLKITKIITYAPDRSANFYSFNPFALMNREDLAATGAVQKGSRVTYRHLWAGDMAQIKELQPALKKTLMPNQKILTIADGSKEVSGALNRAQNYLNLASLVGILLASVAIALSANQFANNRYDASALLRSLGMQQKQVLWLYGFELFYVSIIGAVLGAILGWLAQLGLFVLLKDLISTELPSGGVMPAIAGVATGFTVLIGFALPPLAALGRTPPLRVLREDLLPTPLKSFVVYGIALLALFLIMWQLSLNISLTLALLGGAILMVILLGTALYFSVRFLRRVLSRASFVWRMALGQTLRNPVKSMGQIVAFGVILMTMALVMMLRGELLQTWQDQLPPDAPNYFAMNIMEEDRAPFREHVATLSPNISPFYPMVAGRLTAINEIPVRKRAFNNERAENATKRDLNLTWSADLPAENKLVEGEWWQENSKEMSVSLEEDLAKGLNVQLGDMLTFVIAGESYTAKLTSIRHVNWDTVQPNFFVMFNPESIVGVPVTYLTSFYLPANMQKELMTLAREFPTITLLDLMAIVNQLNEILQQVTLAVEYILALVLLAGLIVLIAGLQATLSDRLRQGAILRVLGANRKMLFKSQLIEFALMGGLAGLLAMIGSEFISFLLYRFVLNLEWQLHPWLILLPLIGALLISLLGIIGTRRVVLVSPLLVLRR; encoded by the coding sequence ATGAATAAGTTATCCTTTGTTCAATTAGCGGCACTGGCTTTTAAACAATTGATGCGAGAAATCCGCGCCGGAGAATTGCGTATTTTACTGGTAGCGCTTCTTATTACGGTCATGATTAGTACGGCGATTGGTTATTTTAGTACAAGATTGCATGCTTCAATGGAAGCGAGGGCGGGGGAGTTTCTCGCTGCGGATTTAGTACTAAGAAGTAATGAAGATGCGGCAGATTCGCAGTTAAAACTGGCAAAAGATTTAGGGTTAGAACATGCGAAAACCGTGAACTTCTCGACAGTAATTTTAAATGGTGATGATCTTCAGCTTGTTTCCGTAAAAGCGGCGGATATAAATTATCCTTTACGAGGAAAGCTGAAAATACAAGATAATCTTGAAACCCCTGAATATGAGGTAAATGAAGGACCAAAGGTGGGTGAAGTTTGGGTAGAATCCAGATTGTTATATGGTTTAAACCTTCATGTAGGTGATGTTATTGATATTGGGAAGCAATCCCTTAAAATCACTAAAATCATCACTTATGCGCCTGATCGCTCGGCAAATTTTTATAGCTTTAATCCCTTTGCGTTAATGAATCGTGAGGATTTAGCCGCTACAGGTGCTGTGCAAAAAGGAAGCCGAGTCACTTATCGCCATTTGTGGGCTGGTGATATGGCGCAAATAAAAGAATTACAGCCGGCATTAAAGAAAACATTAATGCCTAATCAGAAGATTTTAACCATTGCTGATGGGAGTAAAGAGGTGAGTGGCGCTTTAAACCGTGCGCAAAATTACCTCAATTTAGCAAGTTTAGTGGGGATCTTGTTAGCAAGCGTCGCAATTGCGTTATCAGCGAATCAATTTGCCAATAATCGTTATGATGCCAGCGCCTTACTTCGCTCGCTTGGAATGCAGCAAAAGCAAGTATTGTGGTTATATGGTTTTGAGCTATTTTATGTAAGTATTATAGGGGCTGTGCTAGGCGCTATTTTAGGGTGGCTCGCGCAATTAGGGCTATTTGTTTTATTAAAAGATCTAATTAGCACGGAGTTGCCTTCTGGGGGCGTAATGCCGGCAATTGCAGGTGTTGCAACAGGATTTACAGTCTTAATTGGTTTTGCATTACCGCCTTTAGCCGCTTTAGGAAGAACACCGCCGCTACGAGTCTTAAGAGAAGATTTACTGCCAACGCCGCTTAAAAGCTTTGTGGTTTATGGGATAGCGTTACTGGCACTTTTTTTAATCATGTGGCAATTAAGCTTAAATATCAGTTTAACTTTGGCACTTCTTGGCGGCGCTATTTTGATGGTGATATTACTGGGCACAGCGCTATATTTTTCTGTGAGATTTTTACGTAGAGTATTATCTCGAGCTTCATTTGTATGGCGAATGGCGCTAGGACAAACATTGCGCAACCCTGTGAAATCGATGGGGCAAATCGTCGCATTTGGCGTTATCTTAATGACAATGGCATTAGTGATGATGCTCCGTGGGGAATTACTGCAAACTTGGCAAGATCAATTGCCACCTGATGCGCCTAACTATTTTGCCATGAATATTATGGAAGAAGATAGAGCGCCCTTTAGGGAGCATGTCGCAACATTATCGCCTAATATCTCGCCATTTTATCCTATGGTGGCAGGGCGCTTAACGGCGATCAATGAGATTCCTGTGCGTAAAAGAGCGTTTAATAATGAACGAGCGGAAAATGCGACAAAGCGTGATCTTAATTTAACTTGGAGCGCAGATTTACCTGCCGAAAATAAGCTTGTAGAAGGAGAGTGGTGGCAGGAAAATAGTAAGGAGATGAGCGTTTCTTTAGAAGAGGATTTAGCCAAAGGGTTAAATGTGCAATTAGGGGATATGCTCACCTTTGTAATTGCCGGAGAGAGCTATACCGCCAAGCTCACCAGTATTCGCCATGTGAATTGGGATACGGTGCAGCCTAACTTTTTTGTAATGTTTAACCCAGAATCAATTGTGGGTGTGCCCGTAACGTATTTAACAAGTTTCTACTTACCAGCTAATATGCAAAAAGAGCTGATGACATTAGCCCGCGAGTTTCCAACGATTACGCTATTAGATTTAATGGCGATAGTAAATCAATTAAATGAAATTTTGCAACAAGTTACATTAGCAGTGGAATATATTTTAGCATTAGTGCTATTAGCAGGGTTAATCGTCCTTATCGCGGGGTTACAAGCAACATTAAGCGATCGATTACGGCAAGGTGCTATTTTACGAGTTTTAGGCGCAAATCGAAAAATGCTCTTTAAAAGCCAATTGATAGAGTTTGCCTTAATGGGCGGATTAGCAGGATTACTGGCGATGATTGGAAGTGAGTTTATTAGCTTTTTACTCTATCGTTTTGTTTTAAATTTAGAGTGGCAACTGCATCCTTGGTTAATATTATTGCCGCTAATTGGGGCATTATTGATTTCACTATTGGGAATAATAGGGACTAGAAGAGTTGTGCTTGTATCGCCTTTATTGGTTTTACGTAGATAA
- a CDS encoding ABC transporter ATP-binding protein — protein sequence MTTIILDAKHVGKSVETTEKLTILQDISFQLHEGDSLAIIGSSGSGKSTLLGLLAGLDVPTEGEILLAEKPLSKLSEDERAALRALHVGFVFQSFQLLESLTAVENVMLPLELEGKKGARERSIELLTRVGLGERTHHYPKQLSGGEQQRVAIARAFASNPTILFADEPTGNLDTKTGESIIDLLFQLNEESKTTLVLVTHEARLAERCQYRIQIEGGRLVDQDFNHE from the coding sequence ATGACGACGATAATTTTGGATGCAAAGCATGTTGGAAAATCGGTAGAAACAACAGAAAAATTAACGATTTTACAAGATATCTCTTTTCAATTACATGAAGGGGATAGTTTAGCGATTATCGGGAGTTCTGGCTCGGGGAAATCGACATTACTAGGGTTGCTCGCAGGTTTAGATGTGCCAACCGAAGGGGAGATTTTATTAGCCGAAAAGCCCTTAAGTAAACTGAGCGAGGATGAAAGAGCGGCTCTTCGGGCGTTACATGTGGGGTTTGTTTTTCAATCTTTTCAATTATTAGAGTCTTTAACAGCGGTTGAAAATGTGATGTTACCTTTAGAGTTAGAAGGGAAAAAGGGTGCAAGAGAGCGAAGTATTGAGCTATTAACTCGAGTAGGATTAGGGGAAAGAACCCATCATTATCCTAAGCAGTTATCAGGTGGTGAGCAGCAAAGAGTGGCGATTGCTCGCGCATTTGCCTCAAACCCAACGATTTTATTTGCCGATGAACCGACCGGCAATTTAGATACGAAAACCGGTGAATCCATTATTGATCTACTTTTTCAGCTAAATGAAGAGAGCAAAACAACCTTAGTATTAGTCACGCATGAAGCAAGGTTAGCAGAGCGTTGCCAATATCGAATTCAAATTGAGGGTGGACGTTTAGTGGATCAGGATTTTAATCATGAATAA
- a CDS encoding arylesterase, with protein MRLITQLKLGMAAIILCTISQAQSILIVGDSISAGFGINAEEGWVALLEEKLQAENHQYQVINASISGDTTTNGLSRLPALLEKHQPNITIIELGGNDGLRATPPTKIAENLSKMIELTQSANSTPLLIGIQLPPNYGDAYLARFLALYPTLGEQHQIAVLPSIVEKVGGNPDLMQNDGIHPNQKGQPLMLEAVWEKLEPLLTPSNS; from the coding sequence ATGAGACTTATCACACAATTAAAACTCGGTATGGCCGCCATCATTCTCTGCACTATTTCACAGGCACAATCCATTTTAATTGTTGGCGATAGTATTAGTGCAGGCTTTGGGATTAATGCAGAAGAAGGTTGGGTCGCTTTATTAGAAGAAAAGCTACAAGCTGAAAATCATCAATATCAGGTGATTAATGCTTCTATCTCTGGCGATACGACAACTAATGGGCTCTCTCGTTTACCTGCTTTATTAGAAAAACATCAACCCAATATCACGATTATTGAATTAGGTGGTAATGATGGGCTTCGCGCAACGCCACCTACTAAAATTGCAGAGAATCTCTCAAAGATGATTGAACTGACTCAAAGCGCAAATAGCACACCTCTCTTAATTGGTATTCAATTACCGCCTAATTATGGAGATGCTTACCTAGCCCGTTTCTTAGCGCTCTATCCTACATTAGGAGAACAGCATCAAATTGCCGTCCTCCCTTCAATTGTTGAGAAAGTGGGCGGCAATCCTGATCTTATGCAAAATGATGGAATTCATCCTAATCAAAAAGGGCAACCGCTCATGCTTGAGGCGGTTTGGGAAAAGCTTGAACCACTACTGACTCCTTCTAATAGCTAA
- a CDS encoding MFS transporter — MKPANQTLKVALPILLLIGSAHLFNDFIQSMLTAIYPMLQKNFVLDFANIGLISLVYQMTASILQPCIGFWTDKNPKPMLLPIGMLVTTSGVVLLSSATAYSHLLIAAGMMGIGSSIFHPEAVRLTRIASGGKYGLAQSIFQVGGNLGSALGPLVAGIIIVKYANQKNILWFAAVGLIACGVLFYLGNWGREYQKSNKRKVAGAVTFPYGKARTMWALTTLALLIFAKYFYMANFTNYFSFYLIEKFHVERSNAVILVFVFMAAIAVGTFAGGPIGDKIGRRSVIWFSMIGAIPFSLALPHLPFIGVIIASIFIGLILASAFSAIVVFAQELVPGNVGMIAGIFFGLMFGMSGIGALFLGWLADVTNLQTVFILTSFLPFFGFLTFFLPKEEDKIAGNEENA, encoded by the coding sequence GTGAAGCCTGCTAATCAAACGCTGAAAGTCGCTTTACCCATCTTATTACTCATCGGTAGTGCGCATCTCTTTAATGACTTCATTCAATCGATGCTCACTGCTATCTATCCGATGTTGCAGAAGAATTTTGTGCTAGACTTTGCCAATATTGGTCTTATTAGCCTTGTTTATCAGATGACCGCTTCCATTTTACAACCTTGTATTGGTTTTTGGACTGATAAAAACCCAAAACCTATGCTTTTACCAATTGGAATGCTAGTGACCACAAGCGGTGTAGTGCTTTTAAGCTCAGCCACCGCTTATTCACACCTCTTAATTGCCGCAGGAATGATGGGAATTGGCTCTTCAATCTTCCACCCTGAAGCCGTACGATTAACGCGCATTGCATCAGGTGGGAAATATGGCTTAGCGCAATCAATTTTCCAAGTAGGGGGAAACTTAGGATCCGCATTAGGACCATTAGTTGCCGGCATTATCATTGTTAAATATGCAAATCAAAAGAATATTCTCTGGTTTGCAGCGGTAGGGCTTATTGCTTGTGGCGTACTCTTTTACCTTGGAAATTGGGGGAGAGAATATCAAAAATCTAATAAACGTAAAGTCGCCGGCGCTGTAACTTTCCCCTATGGTAAAGCACGCACAATGTGGGCGTTAACGACGTTAGCCCTACTCATTTTTGCCAAATATTTCTATATGGCAAATTTCACTAACTACTTTAGCTTCTATCTCATTGAGAAGTTCCATGTAGAGCGCTCTAATGCCGTTATTCTTGTCTTTGTCTTTATGGCTGCAATTGCCGTTGGTACCTTTGCCGGCGGCCCGATTGGTGATAAAATTGGGCGTAGATCTGTTATTTGGTTCTCAATGATTGGGGCTATTCCCTTCTCGCTTGCATTACCTCATTTACCCTTTATTGGTGTCATCATTGCTTCCATCTTTATCGGGTTAATTTTAGCTTCCGCTTTCTCGGCGATCGTGGTCTTTGCTCAAGAATTAGTCCCTGGTAATGTTGGCATGATTGCTGGTATTTTCTTTGGCTTAATGTTTGGAATGAGCGGTATCGGCGCACTTTTCTTAGGATGGCTTGCGGATGTGACAAATCTGCAAACGGTCTTTATCTTAACCTCCTTCTTACCATTTTTTGGCTTCTTAACCTTCTTCTTACCTAAAGAAGAGGATAAAATTGCCGGTAATGAGGAAAATGCTTAA